The following proteins are co-located in the Candidatus Planktophila lacus genome:
- a CDS encoding HIT family protein, whose translation MREGDQVIPGGAGMPDRWERLWAPHRMEYLKGENRPLAGNEVTCPFCEIPKMSDEEGLVVARGTNAYVVMNLYPYNAGHLLICAYRHVADLTELNQDERNEIFELSAHAMKTLRKVSAPAGFNLGMNQGAISGAGVAEHIHQHIVPRWSGDVNFMPIIGQTKVLPVLLTQTRDELAQAW comes from the coding sequence ATGCGCGAAGGCGACCAAGTAATTCCAGGCGGGGCAGGAATGCCCGATCGTTGGGAACGACTTTGGGCGCCGCATCGTATGGAGTATTTAAAGGGCGAGAACCGCCCGCTTGCGGGAAATGAAGTTACTTGCCCCTTCTGTGAAATTCCCAAGATGAGCGATGAAGAAGGCCTAGTTGTTGCTCGCGGAACAAACGCTTACGTTGTTATGAATCTCTACCCGTATAACGCTGGTCACTTACTAATCTGCGCATATCGCCATGTCGCCGATTTAACCGAACTCAATCAGGACGAACGTAACGAAATATTCGAGCTAAGTGCGCATGCGATGAAAACTCTACGTAAGGTTTCGGCGCCTGCCGGTTTTAATCTTGGTATGAATCAAGGCGCCATATCGGGTGCCGGAGTTGCAGAACATATCCATCAACATATTGTTCCGCGCTGGTCTGGCGATGTTAACTTCATGCCGATCATCGGACAGACCAAGGTGCTGCCAGTTCTTCTAACTCAAACCCGCGACGAACTCGCACAAGCTTGGTAG
- a CDS encoding 1-aminocyclopropane-1-carboxylate deaminase: MTRAKLESFAKEKLTFGASPLQRLDRLTEHLGGKVEIWAKREDVNSGLAYGGNKTRKLEYLAAEALATGCDTLVSIGGVQSNHTRQVAAVAAHLGLKCVLVQEHWVDWEEVNYEKTGNILLSRIMGAEVRLDPAGFDIGFRKSWEEAIADVIARGGKPYPIPAGASDHPLGGHGFAGWAFEVEDQEKDLGFKFDNVIVCSVTGSTQGGMIAGFAHSNRAEGVIGIDASATVEKTWDQIKRIASRTAAAIDLGRELKDSEIVLLDRWHDGIYGVAGPRTIEAIRLAGSLEGMITDPVYEGKSMAAMIDLIREGFFKEGSRVLYAHLGGQPAINGYTGAF, encoded by the coding sequence ATGACTAGAGCCAAACTTGAATCCTTCGCGAAGGAAAAACTCACCTTCGGAGCCTCTCCCCTACAACGCCTTGATCGTTTAACCGAACATCTTGGTGGCAAAGTAGAAATCTGGGCAAAGCGGGAAGATGTGAATTCTGGGCTGGCTTATGGCGGAAATAAGACGCGCAAGCTTGAGTACTTGGCAGCGGAAGCGCTAGCAACAGGTTGTGACACTCTCGTTTCAATTGGTGGAGTTCAGTCAAACCACACTCGCCAGGTTGCTGCGGTTGCGGCGCACCTTGGTTTGAAATGTGTTTTAGTTCAAGAACACTGGGTTGACTGGGAAGAAGTTAATTACGAGAAGACTGGCAATATTTTATTGAGCCGCATTATGGGTGCAGAAGTTCGCCTGGATCCAGCAGGTTTTGATATCGGCTTCAGAAAATCTTGGGAAGAAGCGATTGCCGATGTAATTGCGCGAGGCGGAAAGCCTTATCCAATTCCAGCCGGTGCCTCAGATCATCCGCTTGGTGGTCATGGTTTTGCAGGTTGGGCTTTTGAAGTTGAAGATCAAGAGAAGGATCTCGGTTTCAAATTCGATAATGTAATCGTTTGCTCAGTTACCGGATCAACGCAAGGTGGAATGATCGCGGGTTTTGCTCACTCAAATCGTGCTGAAGGCGTTATTGGTATTGATGCATCGGCAACCGTTGAGAAAACTTGGGATCAGATCAAACGAATTGCATCTCGTACAGCAGCGGCGATTGATCTGGGGCGCGAACTTAAAGATTCAGAGATCGTTTTGCTAGATCGTTGGCATGATGGGATCTATGGAGTTGCTGGCCCGCGAACAATCGAAGCGATTCGCTTAGCCGGAAGTTTGGAAGGCATGATTACTGATCCGGTTTATGAAGGTAAATCGATGGCGGCGATGATTGATTTGATCCGTGAAGGTTTCTTTAAAGAAGGTTCACGAGTTCTCTATGCACACTTAGGTGGACAGCCAGCGATTAACGGATATACCGGCGCTTTTTAA
- a CDS encoding phosphomannose isomerase type II C-terminal cupin domain, with protein MSEDQSQRPWGRYEILQESDAHKVKTIWVNPGKRLSYQRHEKRAEHWFIVQGQAKITLNGDIFEMSTGDSLDIEIGDLHRIENIGSNDVIFIEVQTGTYFGEDDIERIEDDFGR; from the coding sequence ATGAGCGAAGATCAATCACAACGTCCATGGGGACGTTATGAAATCTTGCAAGAAAGTGATGCTCATAAAGTTAAAACCATCTGGGTAAATCCAGGTAAACGTCTTTCATATCAACGCCATGAAAAGCGCGCAGAGCATTGGTTCATCGTTCAAGGTCAAGCGAAGATAACTCTCAATGGAGATATCTTCGAAATGTCCACAGGTGATTCACTCGATATTGAAATCGGTGATCTCCACCGAATCGAAAATATTGGATCAAACGATGTCATCTTCATCGAAGTACAGACAGGTACTTACTTTGGCGAGGATGACATTGAGCGTATCGAAGACGATTTCGGGCGCTAA
- a CDS encoding DUF4287 domain-containing protein, giving the protein MVPKDPSREAHFPSIEKKYGEPMKYWFAVMKKLDGKKYPEQIAHLRENFGFSQAHANALVMFSRGSVSSRRHETPADYFKSIKPEQAKTMKKIFKAIQSKFPKLELVIAWNQPMLKSGGEYIFGASAATNHILIAPWDQQVLKEFTPHFAEYRVNKKTIALPNDWPVDEKVLQKMIKASIKK; this is encoded by the coding sequence GTGGTGCCAAAAGACCCATCTAGAGAAGCACATTTTCCATCGATAGAGAAGAAGTACGGCGAACCAATGAAGTACTGGTTTGCGGTTATGAAGAAGCTAGATGGTAAGAAATACCCAGAACAGATAGCGCACTTGCGCGAAAACTTCGGTTTCTCTCAAGCACATGCAAATGCACTCGTAATGTTCTCAAGAGGATCCGTTTCATCTAGAAGGCATGAAACTCCTGCTGATTACTTCAAGAGCATTAAGCCTGAGCAGGCTAAGACGATGAAGAAGATTTTCAAGGCTATTCAGAGCAAGTTTCCAAAGCTAGAGCTTGTGATCGCTTGGAATCAGCCGATGCTAAAGAGCGGTGGTGAGTACATTTTCGGTGCATCTGCCGCTACTAATCACATTCTGATTGCGCCATGGGATCAGCAAGTCCTCAAAGAGTTCACCCCTCACTTTGCTGAATATCGAGTCAATAAGAAAACCATCGCGCTGCCCAATGATTGGCCAGTAGACGAGAAAGTCCTGCAGAAGATGATCAAGGCGAGCATTAAGAAATAA
- a CDS encoding aminotransferase class IV has product MKIWLNDRICDSQEIDIDSDGWPVGSGVFETIRTENSEVFELARHMRRAATAARKFDIKLPGEGLIRDAIAALLVAEPHHLGRLRLLFSKEWFVAVHQSYEEILLPAKLKVIDESRLVDPIAFKTFPYIHRTGLLQLAQRDGFDEIICVNESGEITEGAVSNFLFLIDGQWVTTPLSAGVLPGVQRALTIERCGVTVQSLTRRDIERVDSAIVISSLKIGLAVTSIDNRDLVVDGQCRSFLEEIRAQTHSHSVG; this is encoded by the coding sequence ATGAAGATCTGGCTCAATGATCGAATCTGCGATTCTCAAGAAATTGATATCGACAGCGATGGCTGGCCGGTTGGCAGTGGCGTTTTCGAAACTATCAGAACTGAAAATAGTGAAGTTTTCGAATTGGCGCGCCACATGCGCCGCGCGGCTACCGCTGCGAGAAAGTTCGACATTAAGTTGCCTGGCGAAGGATTGATAAGAGATGCAATAGCAGCTTTACTTGTTGCAGAACCTCACCATCTCGGAAGGTTGAGATTGCTCTTCTCAAAGGAATGGTTTGTTGCTGTACACCAAAGTTATGAAGAAATTCTACTACCTGCAAAATTGAAGGTCATTGATGAAAGCAGACTGGTTGACCCGATCGCATTTAAAACCTTTCCATATATCCACCGAACCGGTTTGCTGCAGTTAGCGCAGCGGGATGGCTTTGACGAGATCATCTGCGTCAATGAATCAGGTGAGATAACTGAAGGTGCTGTCTCCAATTTTCTCTTCCTAATTGATGGGCAGTGGGTTACGACCCCGCTAAGTGCAGGCGTTTTACCTGGAGTGCAACGCGCCTTAACCATCGAAAGATGTGGGGTTACTGTCCAATCTTTGACGCGTCGCGACATAGAACGCGTGGATTCTGCAATTGTTATTTCAAGTCTGAAAATTGGTCTAGCCGTTACATCAATCGATAATCGTGATCTCGTCGTTGATGGGCAATGTCGATCATTCCTAGAGGAAATTCGCGCCCAGACGCATTCTCATTCGGTAGGCTAG
- the pgsA gene encoding phosphatidylinositol phosphate synthase, with amino-acid sequence MDLMLSASLKPAVTRAINPIARGALAIGLTPNAVTFIGALGLVTSALFFYPKGDFFIGTLVVSFFALSDLFDGAMARISHKGASAWGGFLDSTIDRITDSAILVGLTLYLVDADDSLTAVVIGALVFGSLVPYIRAKAESMQISCSGGIAERTERLIISLTAIGLEGLGVPFALAIGIWLLLALAVVTVIQRILIVKAAL; translated from the coding sequence ATGGACCTGATGTTAAGCGCCTCTTTAAAACCCGCAGTCACCCGCGCTATCAATCCGATCGCTCGCGGTGCCCTTGCCATTGGTTTAACTCCAAATGCAGTTACCTTTATTGGCGCACTTGGCCTTGTCACTTCGGCGCTCTTTTTCTATCCCAAGGGCGATTTCTTTATCGGAACTCTTGTTGTCTCTTTCTTTGCACTGAGCGATCTATTTGATGGTGCAATGGCGCGAATCTCCCATAAAGGCGCCAGCGCATGGGGTGGATTTTTAGATTCAACAATCGATCGAATTACTGATTCGGCTATCTTGGTTGGTTTAACACTTTACTTAGTGGATGCCGATGACTCATTAACTGCTGTTGTGATTGGTGCGCTAGTTTTTGGTTCACTCGTTCCATACATCAGAGCCAAGGCCGAGAGCATGCAAATCTCTTGTTCTGGCGGAATCGCTGAGCGAACCGAACGCTTGATCATCTCTTTAACAGCGATTGGTCTGGAAGGCCTTGGAGTTCCATTCGCTCTAGCGATCGGCATCTGGCTTCTACTAGCTCTCGCCGTGGTTACCGTTATTCAACGAATTTTGATTGTGAAGGCAGCGCTGTAA
- a CDS encoding phosphatidylinositol mannoside acyltransferase, which yields MNFDFAVAGGYFAGWRLVRALPEKFAYKAFEAIGKYALSRNGARVKRLRSNLSRVCPTYSSSEMDELMRKAMSSYMRYWCDTFRSPDWSRERIAATVTVDGEDLLTAPMKNGTGVVVALPHAGNWDHAGSYFCGMGFPLVTVAERLKPEALFNKFLEYRQNIGMEVLALDSRSIVTLMQRAREGRLIALVADRDLSKSGVDVSFFCHPARMPAGPALLAIRTGIPLITAYVSYTTAGIHIVFNSVEIPTHGSEEERVSQVVQRCADLFAEGIASSPQDWHMLQRIWTDGDFQERSA from the coding sequence ATGAATTTTGATTTCGCAGTGGCAGGTGGGTATTTCGCTGGATGGCGCCTAGTTCGAGCGCTACCAGAAAAGTTTGCATATAAAGCTTTCGAAGCAATCGGTAAGTACGCACTTTCCCGTAATGGCGCGCGCGTGAAAAGGTTGCGCTCTAACCTGTCACGAGTTTGCCCTACTTACTCTTCATCCGAAATGGACGAACTGATGCGCAAGGCGATGAGTTCGTATATGCGTTACTGGTGTGACACATTTAGATCGCCAGATTGGTCACGTGAGCGAATTGCTGCAACAGTCACTGTTGACGGTGAAGATTTACTAACCGCACCCATGAAGAACGGGACCGGTGTAGTAGTAGCACTTCCGCACGCTGGTAATTGGGACCATGCCGGCTCGTACTTCTGCGGAATGGGTTTTCCACTCGTAACTGTTGCCGAGCGTTTAAAGCCAGAAGCGCTCTTCAATAAATTTTTGGAGTATCGCCAAAACATCGGGATGGAAGTTCTTGCACTTGATTCAAGATCAATTGTCACCCTGATGCAAAGGGCGCGCGAGGGTCGTTTGATCGCCCTTGTCGCCGATCGTGATCTTTCTAAGAGCGGCGTGGATGTATCTTTCTTTTGCCATCCAGCGCGCATGCCTGCTGGCCCTGCACTGCTTGCAATCAGAACTGGTATTCCACTAATTACCGCATATGTTTCTTACACGACTGCCGGCATTCACATTGTTTTTAATTCGGTGGAGATTCCTACCCATGGAAGCGAAGAAGAGAGAGTCTCGCAAGTAGTGCAACGTTGCGCTGACCTATTTGCAGAAGGAATCGCATCTTCGCCGCAAGATTGGCATATGTTGCAGCGAATCTGGACAGATGGAGATTTCCAGGAGCGCAGCGCATGA
- a CDS encoding DUF3048 domain-containing protein yields the protein MNLKPMFFKKFAISIIGVTSIFVVGLGFFSPEQFSKLGEIENVFKDPEPVNSLSGRIGSDGPILVVKIDDTPPAHPQAGLEDADVVYIEQVEGGLTRLAAVFSSTIPTVIGPVRSARISDIEILEQFGRVAFAYSGAQKKLLPVIGAANLENLGAQRQSREIYTNDPLRNAPTAMMLQAQTLMQKVKEQQLPVAISKNVGWNFAESFDTGTAIASAKISWPANSYDAVWSNVEKHWLLSHKGVPNISASGIHLAASTFVIQIVSITPSEYGDKFGGVTPFTATVGSGSGYILRDGKYISALWDRPTPESGTAWKTTSGETIPFAPGQIWIALTDKEPVFTPIPSKIPADAPSAAAK from the coding sequence ATGAATTTGAAGCCGATGTTCTTTAAAAAGTTTGCCATCTCGATAATTGGAGTTACATCCATCTTTGTTGTTGGCTTGGGCTTTTTCTCGCCTGAACAGTTCTCGAAATTGGGTGAAATTGAAAACGTCTTCAAGGATCCTGAGCCGGTTAACTCATTGAGTGGTCGCATCGGAAGCGATGGACCAATTCTGGTGGTAAAGATCGATGACACTCCGCCGGCACATCCACAAGCGGGGCTCGAAGATGCTGATGTGGTTTATATAGAGCAAGTAGAAGGTGGACTCACCAGACTGGCTGCCGTTTTCTCCTCAACTATCCCGACGGTAATAGGACCTGTAAGAAGTGCGCGTATCTCAGATATAGAAATACTTGAGCAGTTTGGTCGTGTGGCCTTTGCTTACAGTGGCGCACAGAAAAAATTATTGCCAGTAATTGGTGCGGCAAACCTGGAGAACTTAGGAGCACAGCGCCAGTCACGCGAAATCTATACAAATGATCCGCTACGCAACGCACCGACGGCGATGATGCTGCAGGCGCAAACTTTGATGCAAAAAGTTAAGGAACAGCAACTTCCTGTTGCAATTTCGAAGAACGTTGGATGGAACTTTGCGGAATCCTTCGATACTGGAACGGCAATCGCCTCAGCTAAAATTTCTTGGCCGGCAAATTCATACGATGCGGTCTGGTCAAATGTGGAGAAGCACTGGCTGCTCTCACACAAAGGTGTTCCAAACATTTCAGCCAGTGGCATTCATTTAGCTGCAAGTACCTTCGTAATTCAAATCGTTTCAATTACTCCATCTGAATATGGAGATAAGTTCGGAGGCGTTACTCCATTCACCGCAACGGTCGGGTCAGGTAGTGGCTACATTCTTCGCGACGGTAAATACATTTCCGCGCTATGGGATCGTCCAACTCCTGAATCAGGAACTGCTTGGAAAACCACTTCTGGAGAAACGATCCCCTTCGCACCGGGGCAAATTTGGATCGCGTTAACCGATAAGGAACCAGTATTTACGCCTATTCCATCGAAAATCCCCGCAGATGCGCCATCTGCTGCAGCAAAGTAG
- a CDS encoding chorismate-binding protein: protein MDLRDDSFWMGRRYARSLVEVTNDLSRLDDGNFWAVAISFEGEVTLARFRSNFEADFPFSGSHWKPLEGDWISSLSKVQYGKYVENIRSSISDGWVYQVNACRQLQVASDREELASLFAKMLSENPAPHAAFLSIPQLKIASASPELFLSRNGSTVKTSPIKGTQNLSEQGFGNKDQSENVMIVDLMRNDFGRICEPGSVDVSQLLRSEEHPGLRHLVSDVVGELRKDISWSEIFEALLPAGSISGAPKSSALSVIAENEEIKRGPYCGVLGWVEGDRAELSVAIRIFWQENDGLLKFGTGAGITYGSDPVSEWEETELKAQRLISIAGGSIK, encoded by the coding sequence ATGGATCTGCGCGATGACTCATTCTGGATGGGTCGAAGGTATGCCAGATCTCTTGTAGAAGTAACGAACGATCTTTCGCGACTTGATGATGGAAACTTTTGGGCGGTGGCGATCTCTTTTGAAGGGGAAGTTACTCTTGCAAGGTTTAGATCTAACTTTGAAGCAGATTTCCCATTTAGCGGTTCGCATTGGAAGCCCTTGGAAGGCGATTGGATCTCATCTCTTAGCAAAGTCCAGTACGGCAAGTATGTAGAAAATATTAGAAGCTCGATATCCGATGGTTGGGTGTATCAAGTCAACGCTTGTCGACAGTTGCAGGTTGCATCAGATCGAGAAGAACTCGCTTCGCTCTTTGCCAAGATGCTTAGCGAGAACCCAGCACCGCATGCCGCCTTTCTCTCTATCCCGCAGTTAAAGATCGCATCAGCATCTCCTGAATTATTCCTTTCCCGAAACGGGTCGACCGTGAAAACTTCTCCAATTAAGGGAACTCAGAATTTAAGTGAGCAGGGATTTGGCAATAAGGATCAATCCGAAAACGTGATGATCGTTGATTTGATGCGCAATGATTTCGGGCGTATCTGTGAGCCTGGTTCAGTAGATGTCTCACAGCTTCTTCGTAGCGAAGAACATCCTGGTCTGCGCCACTTGGTCTCCGACGTCGTTGGTGAACTTCGGAAAGATATCTCTTGGTCGGAAATTTTTGAGGCGTTACTTCCCGCCGGTTCCATAAGTGGAGCGCCAAAGAGTTCGGCGCTATCTGTAATTGCTGAAAATGAAGAGATTAAACGAGGACCATACTGTGGTGTGCTGGGTTGGGTAGAAGGAGATCGCGCAGAACTTTCCGTTGCGATTCGCATCTTCTGGCAGGAAAACGATGGGTTACTTAAATTTGGAACCGGTGCTGGAATAACCTACGGAAGCGATCCGGTTTCAGAATGGGAAGAGACTGAGTTAAAGGCGCAACGTCTGATTTCGATTGCAGGAGGATCTATCAAATGA
- the thrS gene encoding threonine--tRNA ligase yields the protein MSQLSITVDGRAVSIADDQRPTHLFAESKEIVVCKVNGELKDLWTDLKDGDVVEGVSISSPEGLSVLRHSTAHVMAQAVQQVFSQTRLGIGPPITDGFYYDFDPERPFNPEDLEKIESAMRKIVKEGQRFRRRVTNEADALKELAHEPYKCELIGIKSGAGEEASVEVGGAELTIYDNLGRDGQPVWSDLCRGPHLPSTKHIPAFKLMRSAAAYWRGSEKNPMLQRIYGTAWPSAEELTAYLELLAEAEKRDHRRLGTELDLFSFPEEIGSGLAVFHPKGGIVRRAMEDYSRKRHEDEGYEFVYSPHLTKAALFEKSGHLQWYSEGMYPPMVMDEELHADGTIKRAGQQYYMKPMNCPFHNLIFASRGRSYRELPLRLFEFGTVYRYEKSGVIHGLTRARGFTQDDAHIYCTKEQMVGELDSLLTFVLNLLRDYGLEDFYLELSTRNPEKSVGEDSDWAEATEALRKAAVAQNLELVLDEGGAAFYGPKISVQAKDAIGRTWQMSTIQVDFQLPQRFELEYSATDGTRQRPVMIHRALFGSIERFFGVLTEHYSGAFPPWLAPVQVTAIPVAEAFADYLASVVKEFKAAGIRIDLDASDDRMQKKIRNAQMQKVPYMLIAGEEDQQAGKVSIRYRNGEQKNSIAVADAIAEIRTAIAERKQV from the coding sequence ATGTCCCAGCTCTCGATCACCGTAGATGGTCGCGCCGTAAGCATTGCAGATGACCAACGCCCGACCCATCTCTTCGCCGAAAGCAAAGAGATCGTTGTCTGCAAAGTAAATGGTGAGCTCAAAGATCTATGGACTGATCTAAAAGATGGTGATGTTGTCGAGGGAGTTTCAATCTCCTCGCCTGAAGGTTTATCAGTTCTTCGCCACTCGACAGCCCACGTAATGGCGCAAGCGGTTCAGCAAGTCTTTTCTCAAACCCGACTCGGAATCGGTCCACCGATCACAGATGGTTTTTATTACGACTTCGATCCAGAGCGACCTTTTAATCCAGAAGATTTAGAGAAGATCGAAAGCGCGATGCGCAAGATCGTAAAAGAAGGCCAACGTTTTCGCCGTCGCGTTACAAACGAAGCAGATGCACTTAAAGAGTTGGCGCACGAGCCATATAAATGCGAGTTGATTGGAATTAAATCTGGCGCCGGAGAAGAAGCCAGCGTTGAGGTTGGGGGAGCAGAGCTCACCATCTATGACAATTTAGGTCGCGATGGACAACCCGTTTGGTCTGATCTTTGTCGTGGTCCGCATCTACCTTCAACCAAACATATTCCAGCATTTAAATTGATGCGTAGCGCTGCTGCTTATTGGCGTGGCTCTGAAAAGAATCCAATGCTGCAACGTATCTACGGAACTGCTTGGCCTTCGGCAGAAGAATTAACTGCTTACTTAGAACTTTTGGCAGAGGCAGAAAAGCGCGATCATCGCCGCCTTGGTACTGAACTCGATCTATTCTCGTTTCCGGAGGAAATTGGATCAGGGCTTGCGGTCTTTCATCCCAAGGGCGGCATAGTTCGTCGCGCTATGGAAGATTATTCACGTAAGCGCCATGAAGATGAAGGTTACGAATTCGTTTACTCACCACATCTAACTAAGGCTGCGCTATTTGAAAAGTCTGGCCACTTGCAGTGGTACTCAGAAGGTATGTATCCACCGATGGTGATGGACGAAGAGCTGCACGCTGACGGAACTATCAAGCGTGCTGGACAGCAGTACTACATGAAGCCGATGAACTGCCCTTTCCACAATTTAATTTTTGCATCGCGCGGACGTTCGTATCGCGAACTCCCACTTCGCCTCTTTGAGTTCGGAACTGTCTATCGCTACGAAAAATCAGGTGTGATCCACGGACTCACTCGTGCGCGCGGCTTTACCCAAGATGATGCCCACATTTACTGCACAAAGGAACAGATGGTGGGAGAACTAGATTCGCTCTTAACTTTCGTACTTAATTTGTTGCGCGATTACGGACTCGAAGATTTCTATCTCGAACTATCAACTCGTAACCCTGAAAAATCTGTCGGAGAAGATAGCGATTGGGCAGAGGCAACTGAAGCGCTACGTAAAGCAGCGGTAGCCCAAAATCTAGAACTCGTTCTCGACGAAGGTGGCGCAGCGTTTTATGGGCCAAAGATTTCAGTTCAAGCAAAAGATGCAATTGGACGTACTTGGCAGATGTCGACGATCCAAGTTGATTTTCAGTTGCCACAGCGCTTTGAACTCGAATACTCCGCAACTGACGGAACCCGTCAACGACCAGTGATGATTCACCGCGCACTATTTGGTTCCATCGAACGTTTCTTCGGTGTTCTTACCGAGCACTACTCAGGAGCATTCCCGCCATGGTTGGCGCCAGTTCAAGTAACCGCCATCCCAGTTGCTGAAGCTTTTGCGGATTACCTTGCTTCGGTTGTGAAAGAGTTTAAAGCAGCGGGTATCCGTATCGATTTAGATGCCTCTGACGACCGGATGCAGAAGAAGATTCGCAATGCGCAGATGCAGAAAGTTCCTTACATGCTGATTGCAGGTGAAGAAGATCAGCAAGCTGGCAAGGTTTCAATTCGCTATCGCAACGGTGAACAGAAGAACTCAATCGCTGTTGCAGATGCCATTGCCGAAATTCGCACCGCTATTGCAGAACGTAAACAGGTTTAA
- a CDS encoding glycosyltransferase family 4 protein → MTLKKLRIGLVCPYGWDTPGGVQSHVRDLAEYLIAKGHYVSVLAPVVDEENIPDYVTSAGKPISIPYNGAVARVLFGPIAFARVRQWISNGKFDLLHLHEPAIPSISLLACWAAEGPMVGTFHAAAKRQKAIFAIGPILEPVIEKLTARIAVSEAARSTLTEHLETDAVVIPNGIYADRYRDGEVLEKWSGNTIGFIGRYEEPRKGLPVLLEALPIIARFAPDVRVLVAGPGESKEVIESIDPQLRGRFEFLGRISEKEKADFLSSVAIYVAPNTGGESFGIILAEALAGGAAVLASDIPAFDSLLGHGEFGALFTSEDPQDLARGAIDLLRDSEKRRELAKRGKEYAQRFDWDVVAEDIYSIYEMALVGSSGVTLSSENRAWNRFLGREGN, encoded by the coding sequence ATGACCCTAAAAAAATTAAGGATCGGACTAGTTTGTCCCTACGGTTGGGATACACCAGGTGGCGTACAGAGCCATGTTCGCGATCTAGCGGAGTACCTGATTGCCAAAGGCCATTACGTATCTGTTCTTGCACCTGTTGTTGATGAAGAGAACATCCCTGATTATGTAACGAGTGCAGGAAAACCAATTTCGATTCCATATAACGGAGCGGTTGCTCGCGTTCTCTTTGGTCCAATTGCCTTTGCCAGAGTTCGCCAGTGGATCAGCAATGGAAAATTTGATCTTCTACATCTACACGAACCTGCTATTCCATCAATTTCATTATTGGCTTGCTGGGCTGCTGAAGGACCGATGGTTGGAACCTTCCACGCCGCTGCAAAACGCCAGAAGGCGATCTTTGCAATTGGACCAATTCTTGAGCCGGTAATTGAAAAGTTAACGGCGCGAATTGCGGTAAGCGAAGCTGCTCGTTCCACTCTTACAGAACATCTAGAAACTGACGCAGTTGTGATTCCTAACGGTATTTATGCTGATCGATATCGTGATGGTGAAGTGCTAGAAAAATGGAGCGGGAACACAATTGGTTTTATTGGCCGATATGAAGAACCGCGTAAAGGTTTGCCTGTCCTTCTTGAAGCACTGCCGATAATCGCCCGCTTTGCTCCAGATGTAAGAGTTTTAGTTGCTGGACCAGGCGAGAGTAAAGAGGTAATCGAAAGTATTGATCCGCAACTGCGAGGCCGCTTCGAATTTTTGGGAAGAATTTCCGAGAAGGAGAAAGCCGATTTTCTCTCTTCTGTCGCTATTTATGTAGCGCCAAATACTGGAGGAGAATCATTCGGAATCATTCTGGCCGAGGCGTTAGCCGGGGGAGCTGCGGTACTTGCTAGCGATATCCCAGCATTTGATTCACTGCTGGGCCATGGAGAATTTGGTGCGCTCTTTACTTCAGAAGATCCGCAAGATCTGGCGCGCGGTGCTATTGATTTGTTGCGTGATTCTGAAAAACGCCGTGAACTAGCTAAACGTGGCAAAGAGTACGCACAAAGATTTGACTGGGATGTTGTTGCTGAAGATATTTATTCAATATACGAAATGGCGCTTGTGGGAAGCTCTGGGGTAACTCTTTCTTCGGAAAATCGCGCGTGGAATCGCTTTCTAGGAAGAGAAGGAAATTAA